The Peribacillus sp. FSL E2-0218 genome contains a region encoding:
- the metE gene encoding 5-methyltetrahydropteroyltriglutamate--homocysteine S-methyltransferase: MEILKSSNLGYPRIGEDREWKRTLEAYWSGKIEETEFTSQLEAIRLGNLRKQKELGVDIIPVNDFTLYDQMLDTSVMFGLVPERYSSYEGGSVPLSVYYSMARGNKDEVASEMTKWFNTNYHYIVPELKRSQLTLTENKPLAAYREAKEKLGIETKPVLIGPYTFISLSKGFNKEDIPGIILSLLPLYTQILQELEQEGVQWIQLDEPSLVSSISKDDMETVTYLYEKLNEAAPHLNIMLQTYFDAVEHYEAVTQLKVQGIGLDFVHDKGRNVSNLETFGFPADKVLGAGVIDGKNIWLSDLSSKLQLIETIKNKVAEDKIWLQPSCSLLHVPVTVRNENALAKEVKEALAFADEKLEEITTLVKGSNLGLEAIVKKVDANKLAIQTLASSQARNHKAVQADVEKVKSKTSGRQLAFKERYQKQREFFKLPFLPSTTIGSFPQTFEVKQARSKFKRGEWTAAQYETFINDEIARWIDIQEEIGLDVLVHGEFERTDMVEYFGHKLGGFVFLEKGWVQSYGSRCVKPPVIYGDVHFIKPMTVRESVHAQSLTKKTVKGMLTGPVTILNWSFVRDDISRENVCYQLALALDKEVLALEAAGIKMIQVDEPALREGLPLKKSDREEYLNWAVNSFLISTSSVEDTTQIHTHMCYCDFNSFMDVISSLDADVISIETSRSHGELASAFEEKTYEKGIGLGVYDIHSPRVPAVKEMVDMIERGIKVLDKDQFWINPDCGLKTRGVPETVSSLKNMVEAAKIVREKLLAQTTGK; this comes from the coding sequence ATGGAAATTTTGAAAAGTAGTAATCTGGGATACCCCCGCATCGGGGAAGATCGTGAATGGAAACGCACATTAGAAGCTTACTGGTCAGGAAAAATCGAAGAAACGGAATTCACATCGCAACTGGAAGCGATCCGGTTGGGCAACCTGCGAAAGCAAAAAGAGCTAGGCGTTGATATCATTCCTGTCAATGACTTTACTTTGTATGACCAAATGCTCGATACTTCCGTGATGTTCGGTCTTGTTCCCGAACGTTATTCCTCTTATGAAGGAGGAAGTGTCCCCCTTTCCGTTTATTATTCAATGGCCCGCGGTAACAAGGACGAAGTCGCATCCGAGATGACGAAATGGTTCAATACGAATTATCACTATATCGTCCCGGAATTAAAACGCTCCCAGCTGACTTTAACAGAAAATAAGCCGCTTGCTGCATATCGGGAAGCCAAGGAGAAGCTGGGGATTGAAACGAAGCCGGTGCTTATCGGACCGTATACCTTCATCTCCCTTTCCAAAGGCTTCAATAAAGAAGATATCCCTGGCATCATCCTGAGCCTGCTCCCCCTCTATACACAAATATTGCAGGAGTTGGAGCAAGAAGGTGTGCAGTGGATTCAGTTAGATGAGCCTTCCCTTGTTTCATCGATATCCAAAGATGATATGGAAACTGTTACATACCTCTATGAAAAACTGAATGAAGCGGCACCTCACCTGAACATCATGCTCCAAACATACTTTGATGCCGTTGAACACTATGAAGCGGTCACTCAATTGAAAGTTCAGGGAATCGGGCTCGATTTTGTTCATGATAAAGGAAGAAATGTCAGCAATCTTGAAACATTCGGCTTCCCGGCAGACAAAGTGCTTGGTGCAGGCGTGATTGACGGAAAAAACATTTGGCTTTCCGATTTATCGAGCAAGCTTCAATTAATCGAGACGATCAAGAACAAAGTGGCAGAAGATAAAATCTGGCTCCAACCCTCTTGTTCCCTGCTTCATGTTCCAGTGACCGTTCGCAATGAAAACGCGCTTGCTAAAGAAGTGAAGGAGGCACTTGCCTTCGCCGATGAGAAGCTAGAAGAAATCACTACCCTTGTCAAAGGCAGCAATCTAGGTTTGGAGGCAATCGTAAAGAAAGTGGATGCGAATAAATTGGCGATCCAAACGTTAGCCAGTTCCCAGGCCCGGAATCATAAAGCAGTACAAGCCGATGTAGAAAAGGTTAAATCCAAGACCTCGGGACGTCAGCTGGCATTTAAAGAGCGTTACCAAAAACAACGTGAATTTTTCAAGTTGCCTTTTCTTCCTTCTACAACGATCGGCAGCTTCCCCCAAACATTTGAAGTGAAACAAGCACGCAGTAAATTTAAAAGAGGAGAATGGACTGCTGCCCAATATGAAACATTCATAAATGATGAGATTGCCAGGTGGATCGATATTCAAGAAGAAATCGGCCTAGATGTTCTCGTTCACGGAGAATTTGAACGGACGGATATGGTTGAATATTTCGGCCATAAGCTGGGGGGATTCGTCTTTCTGGAAAAAGGGTGGGTTCAATCCTACGGTTCTCGCTGCGTCAAGCCCCCCGTCATTTACGGCGACGTTCATTTCATCAAGCCGATGACAGTCAGGGAAAGCGTCCATGCTCAATCACTGACAAAGAAAACGGTAAAGGGAATGCTCACAGGTCCTGTAACGATTTTGAACTGGTCATTTGTCCGTGATGATATTTCAAGGGAGAATGTTTGCTATCAGCTTGCCCTTGCCTTGGATAAAGAGGTACTTGCCTTGGAAGCGGCAGGAATCAAGATGATCCAAGTGGATGAGCCTGCACTTAGAGAAGGACTTCCATTGAAGAAAAGCGACCGGGAAGAGTATTTGAACTGGGCGGTGAATTCGTTCCTGATTTCCACATCGAGCGTGGAAGATACAACGCAAATCCATACGCATATGTGCTATTGTGACTTCAACAGTTTCATGGATGTCATCTCTTCCCTCGATGCCGATGTCATTTCCATCGAAACATCCCGCAGCCACGGGGAGCTTGCCTCCGCATTCGAGGAAAAGACATACGAAAAAGGAATTGGCCTAGGGGTATATGATATTCATAGTCCTCGAGTCCCGGCTGTGAAGGAAATGGTCGACATGATTGAACGAGGCATCAAGGTATTGGATAAAGACCAGTTTTGGATCAATCCTGACTGCGGCCTGAAAACGAGGGGCGTCCCTGAAACGGTTTCTTCCCTTAAAAATATGGTCGAGGCAGCCAAAATCGTACGGGAAAAGCTATTGGCCCAAACAACCGGCAAATGA
- a CDS encoding ABC-2 family transporter protein: MFYVSMFFQYVSQYMKTRLQYRADFFMEILSDLLNQVVNLVFILVVFGHTQFLSGWSREEIIFIYGFFLIPFALFSAFFNIWDFNDRYIVKGEMDRILTRPIHSLFQVILERIELESLFGVVTGLIIIFYSGASLNLELAWYDPILFIIFAIGGALAYAAIFVVIASIGFWSDAKTSIMPMMYNIGNYGRYPVDIYNKIIRFVLTWVLPFAFVGVYPASYFLRKEEWYAYAFATPVIGVVFFMISVVIWNQGVKRYRGAGN, translated from the coding sequence ATGTTTTATGTATCGATGTTTTTTCAATATGTAAGTCAATATATGAAAACAAGATTGCAGTATCGGGCGGATTTCTTCATGGAAATCTTATCTGACCTGCTGAATCAGGTCGTGAATTTGGTTTTCATCTTGGTTGTTTTTGGCCATACTCAGTTTTTAAGCGGCTGGAGCCGCGAAGAAATCATATTCATCTATGGGTTCTTCCTTATTCCATTCGCCCTTTTTTCAGCGTTTTTCAATATTTGGGATTTCAATGATCGCTATATCGTCAAGGGTGAGATGGACCGGATATTAACAAGGCCGATACATAGCCTGTTTCAAGTCATTTTGGAAAGAATCGAGCTTGAATCATTATTTGGTGTTGTGACTGGTTTGATCATAATATTTTACTCTGGGGCATCACTGAATCTGGAGCTTGCCTGGTATGATCCGATTCTTTTCATCATCTTTGCAATAGGAGGGGCGCTTGCTTATGCGGCCATTTTCGTTGTGATCGCAAGCATCGGGTTTTGGTCGGATGCAAAAACCTCCATCATGCCCATGATGTATAATATCGGGAATTATGGACGCTATCCTGTCGATATTTATAATAAGATCATTCGCTTTGTCCTTACATGGGTGCTGCCATTCGCGTTTGTCGGTGTTTATCCGGCATCCTATTTCCTTAGGAAAGAGGAGTGGTATGCGTATGCCTTCGCCACACCTGTAATCGGGGTTGTCTTTTTCATGATATCCGTCGTCATTTGGAATCAGGGAGTGAAGCGGTACCGCGGGGCAGGAAACTAA
- a CDS encoding acyl-CoA thioesterase codes for MIENDVEIAAGQPTQQSRTFLTDLVFPPDTNHHNTIFGGKVMAYVDKIACISAMRHCRKPVVTASSDSFDFLAPIKTGDAINLEAYVTCAHRTSMEVFVKVERENLLTGEKQLTARAFLTMLAIDEDGKPTEVPMVIPETEMEKQQYAEAQARYIERKNKRK; via the coding sequence ATGATCGAAAACGACGTAGAGATAGCAGCAGGCCAACCCACACAGCAGTCAAGGACCTTTTTAACTGACCTTGTTTTCCCGCCTGACACAAATCATCACAATACCATTTTTGGCGGGAAAGTAATGGCCTATGTCGATAAAATCGCCTGCATTTCGGCTATGCGCCATTGTCGAAAGCCAGTCGTGACAGCATCAAGCGACTCTTTTGATTTTTTGGCCCCCATCAAGACAGGAGATGCGATTAACCTAGAGGCTTATGTCACATGTGCCCACCGCACTTCCATGGAGGTATTCGTGAAGGTGGAGCGAGAAAACTTATTAACAGGTGAAAAGCAGCTTACGGCACGCGCCTTTTTAACGATGCTTGCCATTGATGAAGATGGTAAGCCGACCGAAGTTCCAATGGTAATACCGGAAACGGAAATGGAAAAACAGCAGTATGCCGAAGCCCAGGCAAGATATATAGAAAGAAAGAATAAGCGTAAATAA
- a CDS encoding ABC-2 family transporter protein — MGKYLGMIRMRFLMMLAYRTDYYTGILIYSINIGAYYFLWNAIYGEKSSIEGLSSMQMTTYVAVAWMARAFYFNNIDREIATEIKDGKVAIEMIRPYNYLGMKTMQGLGEGIFRFFFFSIPGMLLVALIFPIELPNEPATWAIFGISLLFSFIINTQINLLTGITTFFLYNNAGLIRAKRVIIDLFSGLLLPISFYPIWAQEVMKYLPFQGISYVPSMIFTNGYSSGEIGMALLQQFIWCIILIIPIQLLWIVAKKQLIIQGG, encoded by the coding sequence ATGGGAAAATATCTAGGGATGATTCGCATGCGTTTTTTGATGATGCTTGCGTATCGAACGGATTATTATACCGGCATTTTAATTTATAGCATTAATATCGGGGCTTATTATTTCTTATGGAATGCAATATATGGAGAAAAAAGCTCCATCGAAGGTCTTTCAAGTATGCAGATGACAACTTATGTGGCGGTTGCTTGGATGGCGAGGGCCTTTTATTTCAATAACATTGACCGCGAAATTGCCACTGAAATCAAGGATGGGAAGGTCGCCATCGAGATGATCAGACCCTATAATTATTTAGGGATGAAGACGATGCAGGGGCTTGGGGAAGGGATATTCCGTTTCTTCTTCTTCTCGATCCCGGGCATGCTGCTGGTAGCCTTGATTTTTCCGATCGAACTGCCGAACGAACCGGCAACATGGGCGATATTCGGGATTTCCTTGCTGTTCAGCTTCATCATCAATACCCAAATTAATTTATTGACGGGGATCACCACCTTTTTCCTTTATAATAACGCGGGGTTGATCCGGGCTAAACGGGTCATCATCGATTTGTTTTCCGGTCTATTGCTGCCCATCAGTTTCTATCCGATATGGGCGCAGGAAGTGATGAAATACTTGCCGTTTCAAGGGATCAGCTATGTACCAAGCATGATCTTCACGAACGGGTACAGTTCAGGGGAAATTGGCATGGCGCTTTTACAGCAGTTCATTTGGTGCATCATTCTCATAATACCGATTCAGCTTTTATGGATAGTCGCAAAAAAACAGCTGATTATTCAAGGGGGTTGA